GATTTCCAAAGTATGCAATACAACTATAGCAACTACACAGTCAAATGTTCAAAGCAGCTGGGCTACGTCATAACAATAAAGAAAAGGGATAAAGCAATATTTAATCtcttaattgtttattttttcaaataagtcCTTAAACTTTTCCATCCATATTACTTTAGGAACTTGACAAATTTTTTCCCCAATTTGACCCTTAAACTCCTTAAACATGAACTTAAACTAGAGAATGCTCCTTCATCGCccggaaatttttaaaaacttaaaaaaaaaattaatttttttaaattaaatgatgatgtgatacaatcttataattttgaattgtcACACTTTAACGCAATTCAAgttcaatgaccaaattaaaaagttgtcaagttaagagatgatatgaataaaaaatttttgaataccaaaaaaaaaaactaaatctaGAGATTAAATGTTGCGTTTgtgtaagtttatgttttggttacaacttcaaaatgttacaaaatgatcactaaattattcaaaaaaattattttaagtccCTGAAGtattaaaaagattttatttaagccactgggttgttaagttttttttttttttaaagtccaACTAGCAAGCTCCAAGCATCAATTCAACAACCAGTATGGTGGATCAATACCCATcaatgagtagaagaacataccttacaTCCAAGTTGATCTAATGATTAGTGTCGgagatcaaagaaaaaaattgtttgaattttgattcgcAGATTGTGAcgtttaaaattgtttcatggaaaaaagaactaaattgtaggAGAGAAAGGGCAAGAGACCTTTTGATTAGTGTAGGCGGTATGAACAGTGAAAATTATACAACGAACTTTCTAAGTAATTTAGTtgtcattttgtaattttttaaaattgaatagtcAAAAGATACACTTATTTATAGTTTAGTGATATTGGGTGCAATTTACCCAAAAGGAAAACGAGAGAACAACAAAATCACACGGCAGAGTAGAGTGTGAAAGAGCAGAGAAATTTCCTTTCAAAACTGCacgttgttgttgttgttgtaatATTTGTCCACCTCCGACCCCACTATAACATAATAATGCTGATTTTAGCTTTTATTATAAGCCTTTTATCCAAGGCGTCAGGGGTTCGCAGGGCTCGagtagtttaaaataaaaaaatttatattttaatttttttaaattataaaaaatataaattattaaaataataaaatcatatatacaatttaactcaaaattatgACTCCACCGCTAACAATCCATCCACCGTTCTAAGCAAATACTCGGGCCTCTCTCTCGAGTTTGATTTTCCAAATccaatacaaataaaaaaggcATTTTTTGTGAGTTAAATGTGTAGTCCAGTGAAAATTAGCCTTAACTAACGTCATCAATAAGCTTGGCCGGCACCGGCAGGGCTTTCACAACACACAACCTTAAATGTACACatgtttgtttttattcttgCACATCATGTTCAATTCATGCCTAATTTGTTAGATGTTAACCCTTTCTATGGATACGGAAAACAGAAAGGGCGTGCAAAATATCGGTTAAACCGAATcgaataaactaattttttttattaaatgggTTTTCTGTTTATTTGATTATCTATTTCGGTTTAAACCGAAATAACTGAATAAATCGAttcttttaaacattaaaattcttttttataaCTATACTCAAccaatgtaaaataaaatcaagctCACGTAACCAATCCAAACACCAAAGCATACAAAACAAAACTCAAGCCCAAATTAATACttataattcttattttataattaattttattgtatatacataaatataatacataaacaatttttattttgaaaatctaaaacgtaaaataaaaacaacaaaactcAATAAACCAAACTGAATCGATGAGATTcagtttgattatttcaattatCCCTTAAAATTGGATTTATTCGATTATTGCAATAAAAAATTGAACCGAACAAACACACACCCCTAGGATATGTTAAGAGTTGATCAAAGATAAAATCTGAGAATAACGTCAACTGAAGTCTCTCCACttgtaattttgttaataaaaattgatttaaattttaattcataattgAACTCTTATGATTGGCTTGGTGCCAAAAGATGCTTAGCCATGGGATTATGGTTGTTTGAACTAGATCGGGGCGACTTGCTAGACCGAAACCTATCGGGGAATTGATCTGGAGAGAGACATCAAATCAGATGACCTAAGAATCGATACAAATTGgttgaacaaaatttttcatttttttatcatttatgaattttttaatgatcTATTTAATGGAACCAATCGGATCAGTTGGAATGACAAACTAATGGCCTAGTTGGTTTGACTACTGATCCAGTTTTGAAAACCTTGTATAGAACGCACCCGAATTCGAGCCTTTAGGAGAGAAAGTGGAAGGCCTTTATTTGAGCAGCATCATTTAATTGTGGTGTGGGTGTGCCCCAACTATGTGTGTGAGTACTAGACCTATCCAAGGGCTAGATAGCCCGCCTGCCCTGCCTGACCTGAACTGGCCCGAATtcaatttaaatgataaaagattaaatttaaatttaattataaaatatcaattaaaatatatattaatattttattattttaaatagtaaaatgagCTTTTTGGAAGGGTCGGGCCAAcaaaaaaatgggcctaaacaCAAATTTATTGGAATTGGGCCTTGGATCAGCCCAAAAACAATTCTAGTGAGTACTAACCTTCTAACTGTATAGTGCGAAAAGAATTTCATAATTGGTTtggatattaaatttatttagtaaataaagATTGATATTAGTGAAGAAATTAAAGGGATTAAGAATTTTTTAGTGCTAATTAATTGTGTTtgttgagggtttttttttatcctcttcgcaTGGACGCTATCTTCATATTTATAAAGCACGATTCTCTAATGAGACATGCTAGGGGATAGCTGGGTGTCATGCACAATGACACGTTACCCCTCTAGGTTTGACACGTAACCTCAGAGGTATCTTTGAAAGGACCTCGCCATAAGTAGGTGAGATAGGAGGTAGAGTTGGAAAGTGACGAACTTACGATCCGACGGACAGGGAGGTGGTGAGCTGCAAATCAGCTAACTGGCAAACAGGCGAGCTGTGAGCAGAGTGGTGAGCTGGATGACATCCCTTCCTTGATCGAGTCGAAATCCGGATCACCTGAGTGGACCAAATTTTGAGTTCGTAAAGTATTatgtaacaaatttataaacataGTATAGGTCTTAGTTTTTAGAATTACGAGATGCATGTATATGTGATTTAGATACATGTATTATATATTGAGTTGTAGAAATTCTTTgtaacatttatttatagtgtATTTTGTTTTTCGTCCGTGAATATTGTAGGTAACGAAACCTAACCATATTTTGTTCCATAATTAATCTAatcttaattacatttttttttcttacaaaaTCCTAAGACCTCTTTCTTGCCTAATAATGCTGATTCCCATagtttagaataataaataaataaataaataaaatatatctatGTAATAATATCCGACACTCATCCTAAATTCGAGCAACATATAATAACTACgtaaagaaatgaagaaatgaCACTATCGACTATACAATCCATAAGGCTGAtatttaaccacaataatttcaGGACACATTTCTAAGATCAAAACCACCAAAGGAATCTCCCTTTTGTTGCTCCATTTCTGCTTCTCTAGTTATCTTATTTTCCCTTTCTTCATCTTCCACCATCTCGACGGCAAGGTGATCGGATTCGGGTACTCGATCAAACATTACCGAATGAGACGGATCGAGGCTGAAAGAAGGTGAAGTTCCGAAGGAAGATGCGGTCTCGAGTGAAGGCCGTGCTGAAATGTAGTTACTTTTTAGGGCGATTTTTTTTCTAGCATTGGCTCGCCATCTTTTTAGACCTTCCACCACGTTTTCAGGGAACACAGCTTTCTTCATTGATGTCCCCATCTGTTAAAAACATTAACTTGCAATCGGTTAATTACAATTACCTATCTTtggatttattaattttaattttacattatagattcaaacttgaaaaagatcctaattgtgttattttgaaatatcACTATCGGATCAATCAGTTTTTACTGAATTTGGTCGTACGTAAATTCCAATTCCATAATATTATCTGTGAATACTTCGCATTAAATCTAAGCTAACATTTAACATCCAACCTAACAATCaagttaacaaaataatataagaacatctaaaacatgcaaatataTATGCAATCAAATGATTACGAAATAAAAAACAACGATGAAATTACCTGAGTGACTAAAGCATAGAGAGGCAGAGTAACATATCCACAAAGGATGTGAACCAAAACTCCCATTACTACTCTTATCACGATGTCTTCAGTACTTCGATGGAAACACGATCTTAATCCAAATTCATACTGCATATTTTATAACCAaatgttcaaaaaaattcaatggaaaaagaaaaagtgtaaTCAGCTGCAGAAATGCTTACCCACGTCCAGGTGAAGAATGCTAATTGAAAAGAGCTCTGCaaattaacaaacaaaaaaaacatgtaatttttttttttaggttttcggGAACAATCAAAAGGGAGTAGAAATGgaaggttaaaaaaaaaaaaggtgaccTGAAACAAAATGAAGTGCATGAAGTGGAGAAGCAGTTTAGGCCAGCCAAACCAGAAGAAATCATCACTAGGCCTAACCGGAAATGTTCCTCTCACTACTTGGGACCTGTTATGGCTGTCCAAACACATCCTTGTTATGATGCCTTGTAGTTGTGTCCCAACCACCAATAACATCTGTTAAGCGTTACATTTTACGTTATGTCTAAAACCCGTATCCCATATGAGtgtatttaacttttttatgtGTCTGGCATAAGTTGTTTTACTTACCAGTAGCGGAATGAAAGGAAGCCAGAGATAATTATGAAAATCTGAAATttacaattgaaaaaaaaaaatgaactgGTTTTAGCATTAACAggcttaattataaaattgcatacataatatatatatatatatatatatatatattgttttgatATAATTACCATGTGCATTGAAGAATATGAACAACACTGAGAAGATCCAAATCCAGAGGCTGAAACCAGTGGTTAAATATATCATTATCAGATTCAGGTATAATATATATGGGAGGAAGACAAACACAAAACCAACATCTATTCGGTTCGAGTGGTAAAAGTAAGGTTTCGGAAGAAGACATCGTTGGACCAGCTTTATCTCTCATTTAGGAGTTCGATTTGGCTAACATGAAGATGGTTCATATGAAATAGACCAACCTTATCCCCACAACCACTCCAAAGTCCTTGACCAAAGCTCTTTTTATGTACTTTTGGAAGTCAAAATTGCTTCCCTCTGAAAAATGGGCCTGGGAATATATACTAAGAGTTCaaaattttggatcaaaatgAAGTGGTCAAGTGCTTACATTATTACACATTGTCAATATTACCGTAATGAATCCATGTCTGAGCGTGAAGTAGTCCACTTTGGAAACAGATGAATAGAACTGTCGAGCAAAACATGCCTGCAAGAATAATACATGTCAACCAAACATCATCATCAGTTTTTAACAGGTTTTCatggttttttatgttttatgataatTGAAATGATCATAGTTTTCTGGCAATAAAACGAACCGGCCAACGAAGAAATTTGTGGTCACTCCAGAATCTCAGGTGTCGCATTGCAAATGATGTTTGATGGATAAGTTGGAACCTCCGAGGATCTAATTGTAATGGATGAAAGTAAGATGGTTCATAAAGCAATTTCACAGTAATATATGTATAGTATACTGATGATCATTAGCTGAAACTATAATAGATAATAAACCTCGGGTTACAATCGACTTAATGTTAATTCAATCTTGATTCTGAGTTGTTTGAGGGATTGTGTTAGTcgttaatttttataaaattaattgaattaatagaatttttatttaaattcacatACTTTTACGCACAATCAAGGGTGaagtcgagaaaatattttgggagtcgaaattaaattgtatattgttatgataataaaatgtaattttatcattttaataacctatatatttataatttttaaaggattaaatcaattttttattatttttgggaggttaaagtacaattttatcatttctaatttaaatttttataaactaCCAGCCAGCACTACATACATTCTTGATAAAAGTTCCAACTTCTTTAAGAAAAATCTTTAAAGTATTATCTGTCGGACAGAGACGAAGTCAAGGGCGGGGCCCTGACCCCTTggtcaaatgaaaaaatattattagtacTACATGTTAAGcattaatcattcaaataaatgaaaattttgtaattttggcccatcttaaaaattaattatataatctaaattctcttagaataaaatttttagcttcaatcccctcaaaaatttagaattttattttgatcacctAAACAAAATTTCTATCTTTATCTCTGGACCTCAAAGTgtttatacttaattttaaatctagATTTTATCTCTCAACTTTGCTGAGAGCCTCAAGGGGCATATATTAAAACCACATCAATTTCCTTGGTGGTGGATGAAGGCACTCTTAACTCGAGTACCTCTCCAAACTCTTGACAAAATTCGAGGCTAAAAGGTATGTATCTCAAAACTAACATTAACCATTGTTGAGAGTTTAACCGGGAAGTTCAAAATCTTGTCCAACCTTCTCAACAGTTCCCAACCCCAATAGCTTACCATTTGAGAAAAGATATTCTAGTGTTGTTGTTTCAGCTTCCCAAGATTTCCATCTTCTTATCTGCCCAAAAAACCGAAAAATCAAAGCAATAAATGTCAAACACAAGTCGCATTTTCCCACTTAGCTTTCCGAgagaaaattttactttatagGGAATTTCCTCTCACAGTTTCCCTTTTCCCTTTAGTAGCTGATTTTGATTTGTATTGCATTATTTTGGGGACCAAACCCCCCATTGCTGTCCTTATTACATTAAAAGAAAGATAAGAATATAAGAGTATCATGACCCCTACAGAGAATAagaattaacattttatttaaaaaataaataaatattaaaattttacattaattttgatttaacgtgtaattatatacatcaaaaaataatatatatcaatttattttatattgaataagtataattatttgtatatgtaatataataatgttAGTTGTtcatgaaaattgaatcaaatcaaaatgcCATATATAAAATGCATATAAATTAAAGTGCAGGAATAAAcattgcacattaaatcaaagatcatgtgtagttttgagatttatccatttaaaaattatgtgaaaaatattttttttcatttgtagaaccataaaactttaaagatattaactttgttaaaaaataaatgacatttttaaataataaatgttaattgATGGCAAAAAAAGGAAGTAAATATTAACTAaactaaagaaatttaatttttgataatttatcaaaaatataaatcattgaaaaaattgaaaatgttacCTTTGCCATTCCAAGACTGAATGTAAGGACGCAAGACAAACAATGGAAGAAAGCCAGAATAAACATCAAGTATTGAAGTTCCTTCACACCTTGTCTTGACAACAATGATACCTTTCCCTGTTccaaaaaccaaacataaaccCCACTAATCCATTACTTAAAACACGATTAATGAATATGATTAATGTTTGAATATATTAGTATACGTACCTGGTCTTGGCATTTTGCTTCCTCTTCGCTATCATTTAAAGGATCATTGCAAGGGAGAAAAGTTTCGCCTACGTTCTTTGGGATACAAATGTTTGCTATTCGCTTTTCGGTTACAGTTAACAGCAATGATATGAAGCCCAACAGCATTAATTCTAAGTGCAAGAATGTTAAGTTCATTCATAGTTAGTAACACATAGAAAGGATGATAAGATTGTGTTGATACACAGAGGACGTTGTAGTGGCACTGCAATTCTTTTGAGAAGTTTGGGGGTTAAAAAGAGCTTAAAACACCTCAAAGGATGGTGGACAGGTAACAAGGATTGTATCAGGCTAGGTGTACGCTCGTCGATCAAAGGGTTGATCTCGAGAGAGGGGTCACCCACAAGGCAGTCCTCCGTGTGAAgtgaaaatgtttgattttagtTTGGATTAATCCTCACCTGATTTGATCTTGTCAAGGGCTTGAATGAGTGACTTCCTTCTCTTCTTATTGAAATACTGAAAAtttaaggggaaaaaaagagTGATTTTTGTAGATAAAACCTTCATTCATGGGTTACAGTCTGTAACATACCTTAGCCAAAAGATGAAGCAAATACTCAAGAAAGATGGagaccaaaatcaaaacaaaaacaaccgTGGCAACAACCCATGTCGGGGTTGTTTCGAGTGTTGTTTCAGAGCTCGTCGTTGTCGTCTCCTCCTCACCTGCCatgtccctttttttttttttttttctttttaatgtctGAAACACCTGAACTTTGTAATTATTTGTGGAAATAATAGacgaaatatatataaagtaaaaacAACGCAGGGTTCTCAGTTAGCCAACACATGGTGTGGTGTGTAAAACAGTGATTCGATTTCCTGAGACTGTTTTTTTCTTACGGAATCCATTATACGTGCGACATCACAAAGTTAAAAAGAAGTTGAATCAAATCACCAATTCTAAGCACAccacaaatataataaattttctaactagATAGCTATTTGGTGATtggtgaaaattttatggggtttTATGTGGAACTTTCTGATATTTTTGCCGACTAGTCTTAGTAATAActtaagaatattaattattacgaaaatagattgaatgaaaaattatatataaaaatatccgTTTGTTTTAGTACTTGTCGGTGTCCATTGATCAACCAGCGGCGCCACCCTTTTTCCCTTAATCATGATCTAATCATccgtgtttaaaaataatatttttctagtaGTGTCACTTGATATAGTGACGACACTAAACTGAAGTATgattatataaaacatttaagaGCCTAATGAAGCAATTACCCTTTTTAGATTAGTTGAAGAAAGGGTGTTGCCATCAATGATTTTTGGTCTATTTTCATGTTAAGTCTGtctcattttgaaattaaatttaaatagcacttaaaaaaatataataataacaaaaataaacccttctcatttttttattttttttaaaataataaaattaaaaaactatataaaattattatttaaattacccAAATATATCCCTCAAAAAATTTCCTCAACtttatctaaattcaaatataattacaCTTCAGTGTGGTGCCGcctaaatgtttttttttttaaacactgATGATTGGGTCATAATCAGAGGGAAAAGGGAGGTGGTGTCATCGGTTGGTCAGGCAACACCGACGGGTACTATAGCAAATAGGTCATTTTcgtatataatttttcttccaacctattttctttattaattgatatttttaggttatttatataaaaaaaaagtcaatctatgtatatatttgaataatcaATGTTGAAAAGTGAGAACATTCAGATTCAGTTGCAAATTTGTCTAAGTTTCAATATGTTATTTGTTTAGTTTATCAATGTATACGAATAATTCATGTTAAAAAGCGAATGTATTTAAATTCAGTTCGTAACAGTTCGCGAGTCAATAGACTTAATACATTTCTCTAAATTGATATCTCGACCAgttcaattcaattaatcatatcaaacactttaattttaatGCAGTGAATAAAAATGGAGggatgatattttctttttaagtttatacCATACAATAAGCAACAGCCTTTGAAGCAAAGTAGATGTCAGGCGCACTTGGCTTTCTCAATACTCAATAACCATTCTTGACATTAAGTTTTTttgacttaatttattaaaaaaaaaaagttacaaagtgaagatttaataaaattaaaaaatagacctaattcaaacttttaaaatttttggattaatgagaatttactaaaattttagagtttaattataatttagaaaagttcaataaaaattttaatatttttcatattaattttaccGCTCATGTTCATTATTCGTGATCGTTCTTcccaataatattatttttaaagttcaaaccttgttgtactcttaaaaatataatgtaacACTGATATTTGTAATCCTCCTCTatcaatgaatattttttaataaaaaagtagCAGCCGTGAACAGCAGATATTGCAGTTCCACAGAACATGGAAGGACAAGAATATATGTCTGGTGGCTACGAGGTCAAAATTTCTGTCCTCTTAACTGTCATCACAACTCATATTTCTCACATCAGCAATGGGTTCCATGTTAGTTTCAACCGTGAAGtcaaagaattttaatttatagatccttacaaattttatattaaaaaatattagattaaattattaatttttctaaatggtTAAAAAGTAATGTTTTTTAAACTGAACTGTAATCGAGCAAATCAAATCATTGGTTCATCGATCTAAtcgatttgattaaataaattttaaaaaattcccgATTTAACCACTTATTCAATTGgtttttgaacaatctcattataagttttaatCATATACATTGTTTTCCACACAATGCTTAAAACTACCCATAAttcctccccaacccataaataaaaaataataatacactTCAACACACTCAAACCCAGATATCAATCGAGATAAGCCTCAATTGACAATAGTGTCATCATTCTTTAATACAAGGTTTAAGGTTCAATTACAACTACAGTAACATATAAATACAATTCATAAAATacaagaacatatataattaaaatgtagtAAGCAAAACATGGCAACATTCAATGGGACAAGAGTGGATTATATGGAACAGAAAGTGCACGAGGCTTGAATGGAGAATAGTAGAGTACCATCACAGAGGTCAATACATTACATGGTGTTTTTAACATATCCATGGAGCAGTTAAAAGTTAGAATCAaagtcatttcataaatttattacaaGTTTTTTCAGTTTTAGGTAATGGAAAACTAGATTCTTGCAATAAAAATACATGCAACTTGGGCAACCATAGGGCATCTTTCTATGCTCAAACATCAGCTGCATAACGTTTAAGACAATGTTGCAGAGTTCCCTGTAAAAAGAACGTCGGAAAACTATCAAATGCCAAACCAACTCGAAAACAAAAACTAAGAACcaatcattttcaataaaacccTGACTATAGAACTCCATATTTGTGGACCCGAACATGCTATTCTGTGATTAAACTACAAtgcaatataaaaaaaatgcataCCTTTGACAGCATAGAGATTGCTTACTTTTAGTACAATTGCTTCCAAACTGTGCTTGCCACTGCTGGAGGATTTGGATGGAAATTTTCTCCGATACAAGGTAAAAGCGAACCACGACCCAATGATAATGTTGCATGTACCATGTTGTCTTCCTTAGTTGCATCAAGATCTCCTTCAGTTAAGGAGAAACCAAAAAGCCTGCAGCTACTTTTACACGAGGCTAATTCTTGATTGGTCCCAAAAGAAGGTTGAGCTGCCAGAGGTTGTGAATCATGTTCGCTGATTGACGATGACAGTAACTTGGCCCCATAAGTTTCAGGCACACGAAAAGAACTCACTCCCCGCTCCATTTCCTGGTTGAAGTTACGAGTAGGATTGAAGTTCGGAACTGGATTGCTTGCTTGTTGGAACATCAACACAGAAGATGGTGAGGAAACTTGCGCAGATGGTTGTACAGGACTATGTGTATTATATCCCTGCATCGAGGAAGACCATCCACTTCTAGTTCCCGACATTTGCCCAACATTAGGGAGACCAGCACTGTCATTTCCTCGAGTCTCTTCCATAGTTGAGCCTCTTCTATACAGAGAGCTTAGAAAAATTTCTTGACCTTGCAAGACCTTATGGAATCCAAAAGATTCCCCAAAGCCTACACCTTTATAGGAAATAACGGGATTCAACGGAGGGTCTCTACCAACATTTCCAATTGTAGCAATGCCAGAACCATTAGATCCAGGAAAGCACCGTCGTATTTCAGACCAATGCATGTTGTGACTATCAGCACTATTATAAAGAGTGCTAAAACCCAATATTTCTTGACCTTGCAAGACCTTTTGGAACCGCAAAGGTTCCCCAAAGTCGGGTGCTCCAATTCCATCTGTTAGAATTGAATGAAGTACCGAGTCAAATAACACTGTGTAACACGGGGAGAGAACTAGTTATGGAAAAGAACCTACCAGGAACCATAAGTTCCG
This genomic window from Gossypium raimondii isolate GPD5lz chromosome 10, ASM2569854v1, whole genome shotgun sequence contains:
- the LOC105778553 gene encoding MLO-like protein 12, whose protein sequence is MAGEEETTTTSSETTLETTPTWVVATVVFVLILVSIFLEYLLHLLAKYFNKKRRKSLIQALDKIKSELMLLGFISLLLTVTEKRIANICIPKNVGETFLPCNDPLNDSEEEAKCQDQGKVSLLSRQGVKELQYLMFILAFFHCLSCVLTFSLGMAKIRRWKSWEAETTTLEYLFSNDPRRFQLIHQTSFAMRHLRFWSDHKFLRWPACFARQFYSSVSKVDYFTLRHGFITAHFSEGSNFDFQKYIKRALVKDFGVVVGISLWIWIFSVLFIFFNAHDFHNYLWLPFIPLLMLLVVGTQLQGIITRMCLDSHNRSQVVRGTFPVRPSDDFFWFGWPKLLLHFMHFILFQSSFQLAFFTWTWYEFGLRSCFHRSTEDIVIRVVMGVLVHILCGYVTLPLYALVTQMGTSMKKAVFPENVVEGLKRWRANARKKIALKSNYISARPSLETASSFGTSPSFSLDPSHSVMFDRVPESDHLAVEMVEDEERENKITREAEMEQQKGDSFGGFDLRNVS